From the genome of Oryza glaberrima chromosome 1, OglaRS2, whole genome shotgun sequence:
ACGAGCAGTTCAACACCCCTGcgctgccgccggtggtgaccAAGACCCCGCCGAAGCGGGCCTCCCGTGGCCCCGTCACGGCCggcaccgccgcggcggtgtTCGGCAACCTCGCCGGCGGATCGCCGGACTGGCCGCTCAACGAGTTCTTCGGCTTCGCCGACTTCAGCTCCGGCTTCGGCTTCGCCGAGAACGGCACGTCCAAGGTCAGCATCCAAATTCTCgtcagatttttcttttcttttcaatatcTCATCAAATTGGTACTACGAATAATCAAAATACTACTAAAAAATCGATCTATTTATGACCTCATTATTCGCTCATGCTGATCTGAGCGATCGATGGCATGAGATATTTTGCGAGACACAGCTTGAGCTAACGTGGCGCGTTCCAATGGCATGCAGGCGGACAGCGGCAAGATCGGGAGCATGGACGGCTCGCCGAACGGCggcaggtcgtcgtcgtcctcctcctcctcctccgccgccgccgccggcggcggcggccaggacTTCTTCGGCCAGGTGCCGGAAGTTCACTGGGCCGTGCCGGAGCTCCCCTCGCCGCCCACGGCGTCAGGGCTCCACTGGCAACGGGACCCGCGCTACGGTGGCGGCGCCACCGACGCCAGCGCGGTGTTCGTGCCGGACATCTCCTCGCCGGAGAACCCCTTCCgttgcttcgccgccgccggcgccggtgaccaTACCATGAAACGCCGGAGGAGATGCTAATTAAGAAGCGCGGCAAcaaaatgagagaaaaaaaatgaaagagagagaaaatgttCGAGTTGGTACATGTAGTAGGAGTATTTGAGTGTGAGATTAATTAGTGGTAATCCGTTGAAGTAAattgatgtacttggctagcTAGCCTGCTACTAGGTGATCGCTTACTCTGTATTAGTGGATATAATAGCTTTGGATCTGATTAATTAGGGGCTGCAATGCTGCATTTGTGTAACTTTTTGTGTTAGTTACTACTCTCCTCCGTCctaaatataagtgattttagcTATCtaattaaaatcccttatatttagaaaatataagtgattttggctGTCtaattaaaatcccttatatttagaaaatataagtgatttttctaattaaaatcccttatatttagagcCGGATGGAGTAGAAATTAAGGACAGTGAAAAGAAAACGAAATAAAGTGGAGAAAATTGCAAATCAATTTGTTTCATACAGTTTGCCTCCGGATATGTCCTTTGGCCCTTTTTTGAATTCAGGAATTTTACATACTACGTCCatattaaaatatactccctccaatttttatataatttattatattataggtTGCTTTGAAGTTTTCTCTAACCAAAATTTTTTAGTTTcaaccaaatttatataaaatataacaatatttataacataaaacaaacatcttatcaaaatttattcaatgttacatttaatgttctaactaatttgatatt
Proteins encoded in this window:
- the LOC127766724 gene encoding B-box zinc finger protein 22-like, with product MKVLCSACEAAEARVLCCADDAALCARCDLHVHAANRLAGKHHRLPLLSSSSSSSSSPSPPTCDICQDAHAYFFCVEDRALLCRACDVAVHTANALVSAHRRFLLTGVHVGLDAAANDDDKHPPHPLSSSPPCNTAPPPQPPPKRSPSPIYSDDDVIDWATGGHDIGITGNLPDWSLVDEQFNTPALPPVVTKTPPKRASRGPVTAGTAAAVFGNLAGGSPDWPLNEFFGFADFSSGFGFAENGTSKADSGKIGSMDGSPNGGRSSSSSSSSSAAAAGGGGQDFFGQVPEVHWAVPELPSPPTASGLHWQRDPRYGGGATDASAVFVPDISSPENPFRCFAAAGAGDHTMKRRRRC